The DNA sequence ggccgctcccggggccggggccggggcagcccctgggCGGCGGAGCGAGGTCAGTAATTGCAGTGGcgctggcagggctggtggaCGAAGGCCCCCGGGAGCTGCTtggcgcggcggggcgggcgctgccGGGCCCGGTTCTGCCGCTGCAGCGCCTTCTGGGCCAGGCGGTGCCGCTCCGCCAGCTGCCGGGCCCGCTGCGCCCGCTGCGCCTGTCCCGCCTTGTCCAGCGCCGCCGCCTTCACCGGCAGCGCCCGCCCGCGCTGCGGCACCGCCGGCTCCGGCCGCGCCTCCGGAGCGTCCCTGCGGAGACAGCGGAGACAGCGGCGTCAGcaccgggcccggcccggcacgggGGGGACACCGGGCACCGACCTCCGGCCCCACGGCCCCACggccctcctgccctccagccccACCATCCTCCTGCCCCACggccctcctgccctcctgcctcaTGGCCCTCCTGCCCTACGGCCCCACGGCCCTCCTGCCCCACggccctcctgccccagggccccAGGGCCCCACGGCCCGCCGAGCGTGCAATGCCCCAGCAAGGCTGGCTCTGAGACACCTGAAAAAATCAAGACACCACCAAGAGCT is a window from the Ammospiza nelsoni isolate bAmmNel1 chromosome 12, bAmmNel1.pri, whole genome shotgun sequence genome containing:
- the TP53INP2 gene encoding tumor protein p53-inducible nuclear protein 2 isoform X2, translated to MFQRLTSLFFSDSSTPEGLEEPKPFVEEEEEEDGWLIIDLAEEPGPDGVGSSPMEDLLIEHPSMSVYVTSTLEVDGEGPEDEAAEDAPEARPEPAVPQRGRALPVKAAALDKAGQAQRAQRARQLAERHRLAQKALQRQNRARQRPPRRAKQLPGAFVHQPCQRHCNY